One window of Synergistaceae bacterium genomic DNA carries:
- a CDS encoding S8 family serine peptidase, with the protein MKTVKRTTDRELLFAALLFLIVSLLGLASPTEAEPKTAVSPRGNCVEGEVLVVFKNKVGEISAKSVAAAASEGGYLHAAARTVGASAIRSYSSLSAESDALITLFRSETKTTEQLMEELKRNPDVLSVSPNRIMYAASLSEARPNDARYGELWGMEMIGASAAWAVTSGDFTGDIYVAVIDSGIAKDHEDLKDNIAFEYCRNFASEDETAWEDENGHGTHVAGTIGAVGNNGAGVAGVNWKTKIIVLRTLDKSGSAPWSNTIAALDCLVDLLKSPNPPKIAAVNLSLGGGNDVPPEEAVSSPLSLAFRALDKLPNAPVIVVAAGNNGMEVGAPATVDLTAGKGDEIQYIAHRGEYEYPASFLGLSNMIVVGSVASTDVFAPRGRASYFSNWSSKYVQLAAPGGTYGSSRTTEENKYQNILSVSHADADGKKADNEYVYMAGTSMAAPHVTGAVALLASRYPDLNAARLKSRLLVTANHDYNPETDHVAIASPDMGANIERQKAPDYKLSKYGLLDIGKAVTTPPAEIPLQSVTLTAPDVSECEEGDVFFLSPAFEPEEATEDRALTWKSSNSDVASVTRNTGMVTVLKTPGRTTITAAASDGKISGAVELTFGDPEPEPAPTGKSGGGCSAAWPGAIGFILIVMVLLLFTCRQA; encoded by the coding sequence ATGAAGACAGTGAAAAGAACAACTGACAGGGAATTGCTTTTCGCGGCGCTGTTATTTTTAATCGTCTCCCTCCTGGGGCTTGCGTCCCCGACCGAAGCGGAACCGAAAACTGCGGTCAGCCCCAGGGGAAACTGCGTCGAGGGAGAGGTCCTCGTCGTGTTCAAAAACAAAGTCGGGGAGATCAGCGCCAAATCTGTGGCCGCCGCGGCGTCTGAGGGCGGTTACCTCCACGCGGCGGCGCGGACCGTGGGGGCCTCGGCAATCCGGTCCTACTCCAGCCTGTCCGCGGAAAGCGACGCCCTGATCACGCTGTTCCGGTCCGAAACGAAGACCACGGAGCAGCTGATGGAAGAGCTGAAAAGGAACCCGGACGTACTCTCCGTCTCTCCGAACCGCATCATGTACGCCGCTTCCCTTTCTGAGGCGCGCCCGAACGACGCGCGTTACGGGGAACTCTGGGGCATGGAGATGATCGGCGCGTCCGCCGCCTGGGCGGTGACGAGCGGAGACTTCACGGGGGATATTTACGTCGCGGTGATCGACTCGGGGATCGCGAAAGACCACGAGGATTTGAAAGACAACATCGCGTTTGAATACTGCCGGAACTTCGCCTCGGAAGACGAGACGGCCTGGGAAGACGAAAACGGACACGGTACTCACGTGGCCGGCACGATCGGCGCGGTGGGGAACAATGGAGCCGGCGTGGCGGGCGTGAACTGGAAGACGAAGATCATCGTACTTCGTACACTCGACAAAAGCGGCAGCGCCCCCTGGTCCAACACCATCGCCGCGCTGGACTGCCTTGTGGACCTGCTGAAGAGCCCAAACCCTCCCAAAATTGCGGCGGTCAACCTGTCCCTGGGAGGGGGGAACGACGTTCCTCCCGAAGAAGCGGTCAGCAGCCCTCTTTCTCTTGCGTTCAGGGCATTGGATAAGTTGCCCAACGCGCCCGTGATCGTCGTGGCGGCGGGAAACAACGGCATGGAGGTCGGCGCCCCCGCGACCGTCGACCTCACGGCGGGCAAAGGGGACGAAATCCAGTACATCGCTCACAGGGGAGAATACGAATATCCCGCCAGTTTTTTGGGGCTCTCCAACATGATCGTGGTGGGCAGCGTCGCCAGCACGGACGTTTTTGCGCCCCGCGGCAGGGCGAGCTATTTTTCCAACTGGAGCTCGAAGTACGTCCAGCTCGCCGCGCCCGGCGGAACATACGGCTCGTCCCGCACCACGGAAGAAAATAAATATCAGAACATTCTCAGCGTCAGCCACGCGGACGCTGATGGAAAAAAGGCCGACAATGAATATGTTTACATGGCGGGCACCTCCATGGCCGCGCCCCACGTGACCGGGGCCGTCGCGCTGCTGGCCTCCCGGTATCCGGATCTGAACGCCGCGCGCCTGAAAAGCCGCCTGCTGGTCACGGCCAACCATGACTATAACCCTGAGACGGACCACGTCGCCATCGCTTCGCCGGATATGGGCGCGAACATTGAGCGGCAGAAAGCGCCGGACTATAAGCTCTCGAAATACGGTCTGCTGGACATCGGGAAGGCTGTTACCACCCCGCCGGCGGAGATTCCGCTTCAAAGCGTGACCCTGACCGCGCCGGACGTTTCGGAGTGCGAAGAGGGCGACGTGTTTTTCCTTTCACCGGCTTTTGAGCCCGAGGAGGCCACGGAGGACAGAGCTCTGACCTGGAAAAGCTCCAACTCCGACGTGGCGTCGGTGACGCGGAACACCGGCATGGTTACAGTTCTGAAAACCCCGGGGCGAACCACCATCACCGCCGCCGCATCCGACGGGAAAATTTCCGGCGCGGTGGAGCTGACCTTCGGCGACCCGGAGCCGGAACCCGCGCCAACAGGAAAAAGCGGCGGCGGGTGCAGCGCGGCCTGGCCGGGCGCGATTGGCTTTATCCTTATTGTAATGGTTCTGCTCCTATTCACCTGCCGCCAGGCTTGA
- a CDS encoding AraC family transcriptional regulator translates to MNQAALAEYDIATPEAINGKYNIFRDSSSDVGRWVKAAARRVYQGETVVFKDIRVPPEKIKKCYDVHDRDLETLCRDITVFPVPDEVGQMVYFAVFVIYKPVYRFREELIRAKKYLEAHWMEKYDGTRVADVAGLKQVRFIRLFTKHFGLTPYKYYTQYRIDKVKNLVRNTDLSIEEAFAACNMDYNGHFAKVFRNIVGLSPYAYRKHFCIKNSSLAAGE, encoded by the coding sequence GTGAACCAGGCGGCCCTTGCGGAATATGACATCGCCACCCCGGAGGCGATCAATGGAAAATACAACATATTCAGAGATTCCTCCAGCGATGTTGGCAGGTGGGTCAAAGCGGCGGCCAGGCGGGTGTATCAGGGAGAAACGGTGGTATTTAAGGATATCCGGGTTCCGCCGGAGAAGATAAAAAAGTGTTACGACGTACATGATCGCGATTTAGAGACCCTCTGCCGGGACATTACGGTTTTCCCCGTTCCGGACGAAGTGGGGCAAATGGTTTATTTCGCCGTTTTTGTCATCTACAAACCGGTGTATCGCTTCAGAGAGGAACTGATCAGGGCAAAAAAGTATCTGGAAGCCCACTGGATGGAAAAATACGACGGAACCAGGGTGGCAGATGTGGCGGGACTGAAGCAGGTCCGGTTTATCCGTTTGTTTACAAAACACTTTGGGCTAACGCCCTATAAATATTACACACAATACAGAATTGACAAGGTGAAAAATCTTGTACGAAACACCGACCTCTCCATCGAAGAGGCCTTTGCCGCCTGCAACATGGACTATAACGGCCACTTCGCCAAGGTGTTTCGAAACATAGTCGGGCTGTCTCCCTACGCCTATCGAAAACATTTCTGCATAAAAAACTCAAGCCTGGCGGCAGGTGAATAG